The Deltaproteobacteria bacterium IMCC39524 DNA segment GTATCATGATGCTGACCGGTAAGTGGCACAAGCCGGGCGTGTGGAATATGGAGCAGTTCGATCCGCAGCCTTTCCTTGATGAGGTCGGGCCGATGGGCTTGCCGCACGTGGTTGTTGAGGGTGGGGATTGGCCTGTGCTTTAGTGGTATCTTTTAACGCAAAGGCGCAAAGTTAGACAGAAAGACGCAAAGAGGGCCTCTTCCTTTTTGGTTAAAACTTTAAAGATTCTTTGTTTCTTTGCGTCTTGGTTTACCCCTCGGCGTCTTTGCGTTGAATAAGGTGTTAGATTGATCGGTATCGATATCCCGAAAATTTTGAAATTGGCTCCATCTCCGGCCTACGTCGTTGATCTTGGCCGCCTGCGTCATAATCTGGCCATTCTCGACGAAGTGCAAAAACGTAGCGGGGCGAAGATCCTCATGGCACTGAAAGCTTTTGCCATGTGGAGTACCTTCCCGCTGATTCGCGAGACGTTGCAGGGTGTTTGTGCGTCTTCACCATGGGAAGCACGCCTCGGCCGCGAGGAGTTTGGCGGCGAGGTACATTCTTTTGCCGCGGCCTTCAAGGAGAGGGATGTCATCGAGCTACTGTCGATCTCCGATCACCTGGTTTTTAACTCTTTCAATCAACTGGAACGTTTTCGGCCGCTGTGGCAAAAAGAGCAGGGCAGGGTGTCGATCGGGTTGCGGGTAAACCCGGAGCACTCGGAAGGTCACACCGAGCTTTATGACCCTTGTGCGCCTAACTCGCGGCTGGGTATCAAGCGCAGCGAATTTGAAGGCAAGTCACTGGAGGGTATTGAGGGGCTGCATTTCCACACTCTTTGCGAACATCTCTTCGAACCTTTGGCGCGAACTGTGGAGGTTTTTGAAGAGAAGTTCGGCGCGTTCCTGCCGCAGATGAAATGGATCAATCTTGGCGGTGGGCACCACATCACTCGCGAGGGGTACGATATTGAGGGGCTGATCAATCTGGTTCGGTATCTCAAGGACAAGTATGACGTCGAGATCTATCTCGAACCGGGCGAGGCTATAGCGATCGGCACGGGCCTGCTGGTTGGAGAGGTTCTCGACGTTGTTCCCGGAGAGATTGAGACGGCGATTCTGGACGTTTCGGCAACCTGCCACATGCCGGATATCTTGGAAATGCCCTACCGGCCGGAGATCGCAGGCGGTTATGACCCAGGTGTCAAAGCACAGACCTATCGACTCGGTGGTCCATCATGTCTGGCTGGCGACATTATCGGTGACTGGTCCTTCGAGTCTTCGTTAAAACCCGGAGACCGGTTGGCTTTTCTCGATATGGCACACTACACCATGGTTAAGACAACCACGTTTAATGGTGTTCAGCATCCGCATCTGTGTACTTATGAGCCAGAGACCGGCGAGTTGCAGGCTGTAAGAAGCTTTGTTTATGAAGATTTCCGTGGGCGGCTCTCTTGAAGGGTAAAGAGTTGACCACGAAGAGCACGAAGGGCGTAACGCAAAGACGCAAAGAATAAGGGCAAGTCGCAAAGTAACTCTTTTTGATTTTATGAAACATAAACAGTAAATACTTTGCTTCCTTTGCGCCTTGGTTCACACACTTTGCCTTTTGCGTTAAAAATGGGCGGCTTTCCTGAAGGGTAAATTGTTAACCACAGAGAGCACGAAGCGCACGAAGATAGGATCTTAAGTGTTTAAACCGAAAAGAGTGTCATTTTTTCTCTGTGAGCTTCGTGCTCTTCGAGGTTTGTCTATTTAGAAAGAAGTAGAAACCCTACTTCTTATCGGGTGATGAATATGGAACGTTGGACAATCAAGAGCGCGCAGAAAGCCTACAACATTGAAAACTGGGGTGACGGTTATTTCTCGATAAACCGCAAAGGGCACGTTTGTGTTCACCCTTCGCCGCACTCAAAATATGCCATAGATCTGCGCACCCTGGTCGACGATCTGATCAAGCGCAAGATTAAACCGCCGATCCTGCTTCGTTTCATGGACGTACTGCAG contains these protein-coding regions:
- the nspC gene encoding carboxynorspermidine decarboxylase, whose product is MIGIDIPKILKLAPSPAYVVDLGRLRHNLAILDEVQKRSGAKILMALKAFAMWSTFPLIRETLQGVCASSPWEARLGREEFGGEVHSFAAAFKERDVIELLSISDHLVFNSFNQLERFRPLWQKEQGRVSIGLRVNPEHSEGHTELYDPCAPNSRLGIKRSEFEGKSLEGIEGLHFHTLCEHLFEPLARTVEVFEEKFGAFLPQMKWINLGGGHHITREGYDIEGLINLVRYLKDKYDVEIYLEPGEAIAIGTGLLVGEVLDVVPGEIETAILDVSATCHMPDILEMPYRPEIAGGYDPGVKAQTYRLGGPSCLAGDIIGDWSFESSLKPGDRLAFLDMAHYTMVKTTTFNGVQHPHLCTYEPETGELQAVRSFVYEDFRGRLS